In one window of Syngnathus scovelli strain Florida chromosome 20, RoL_Ssco_1.2, whole genome shotgun sequence DNA:
- the LOC125990537 gene encoding mitogen-activated protein kinase-binding protein 1-like isoform X6 has protein sequence MPADGLTFKSRIRKLLRSPSGKLGKDRGDNLASKVTLEKVLGITALGNSCLACDPKTGLVAYPAGCVVVLLNPRKSRQQHLINTSRKTITALSFSHDGKYLVTGESGHLPAVRLWDVSEHRQVSELQKHEYGVSCVAFSPDGKHIVSVGNQHDMMVNVWAWKKDVVVAANKVSSKVTGVSFAEDSSYFVTVGNRHVKFWYLDHCKASKASTPVPLLGRSGLLGELRNNFFCDVACGRGQKSDSTFCVTFSGLLCEFNGNRMLDKWVDLQTSVAQSLSLSSDRIFCSCADGTVRVFSPLDLRFVCTLPRPHPLGVDVASVTQASHLLCSRTDARYPDAMAVTYDPVSRWLSCVYADHSVFVWDVADLTRVAKVHSALFHAACVWDLEMFPDIPEETAASLWPGTFLSCSSDSTIRLWHVDERSRVHSRNILSSDLLKIIYTSASMAALQEAENLTNPDGPAAESRAVVRTICLSPDGKHLASGDRNGMLRIHNLSSMEEILKVEAHDAEILCLEYSKPKTGLQFLATASRDRLIHVLDAAADYGLVQTLDEHSSSITAVRFAAVDAKVRLISCGADKSIYFRTAHTSDSRTEFRRSHHTVRKTTLYDMAVDPSCKHAAVGCQDRCIRIFNVNNGKQKKLYKGSLSDDGSLLRVQIDPSGQYVAASCSNKNISIFDFHTGECVATMFGHSEIVTSLRFTNDCKHLISVSGDSCIFVWRLTPELTISMRQKLFQLQQPFKSSAFRREAHSAPALVGLSSDSERDDEDAAAHRDSDNSSNNTSTDSSHGEEDAGASEDAPDWEPAKPAVPLPVVSRRPRRRWSRRRGSLEQKVKSMLDLRQLDTFTPNEATNTDARSSTPNLHEPALTSDRPDKNLLHQPIVRCDWLSSGGVESSERVGLSREDNKDDGALQDSDKTATDSLHRKCQVLNQSQDSYSPDSACSMGYDSRGTSPDGILDESADNTSLSLDSSDDEEEEETLAKTNVAIVDKAGREDFLRKNFETLGDTCSAVEPSRAPRLSMSSRFLARGHHNRGGSLFSKLQAKETDGNFSHKPPVSKVRPLMENGQSRTPGNKSPVSPSATQGPRIITASTVIPRPQKKNTMGSHIWRFSTPPSKPSLPDRTTRLHKSLSVQNLTVTSPRSPLPSSEHREWCKRPQYLLLDQDPLKASSSCVSSPSPGSPQSPHSYMSPTASSIAKSSRSSSVGEGVHPGLDLSPFPKARRSWGDLDVAETPWHPLASVSPTRTRIPQPKQPLSPRRSLCLELKATSTVGPTCDVTSYTGTAENNIVSTSERKQDVGPPSEALPLVAEHPLPHPGGPPPTDLSFPTTSFPFLLPPTPPLPFRRHSASRWPPLACVSPSPVASCQCHAGNSITLDMCKQAASELHCSLRRTVTLYAEVLQRPPECGEEARREMVKVLSGALTSAKVELDPLPSCWPSNAKSEGDKALALLEQYAELLLKSVEKKLDSKM, from the exons ATGCCTGCCGATGGGCTGACATTCAAGAGCCGCATCAGGAAGCTGCTGAGATCGCCATCGGGCAAACTTGGGAAGGACCGTGGGGACAACCTGGCTAGCAAG gtaACGTTGGAAAAGGTTTTGGGCATCACCGCTTTGGGGAACAGCTGCCTGGCTTGTGACCCCAAAACTGGATTAGTTGCTTATCCTGCagg ATGTGTTGTGGTATTGCTGAACCCGAGAAAGAGCAGACAGCAGCACCTCATCAACACGTCAAG GAAGACCATCACGGCTCTGTCCTTCTCACATGATGGCAAATACCTGGTCACAGGCGAG AGCGGCCACCTTCCTGCCGTGCGACTGTGGGACGTGTCAGAGCACCGGCAGGTGTCTGAGCTCCAAAAGCACGAATACGGTGTTTCCTGTGTGGCGTTCTCACCCGATGGCAAGCATATCGTCAGCGTGGGCAACCAGCATGACATGATGGTCAACGTCTGGGCTTGGAAA AAGGACGTCGTCGTAGCCGCCAACAAGGTGTCCAGCAAGGTAACGGGCGTATCCTTCGCTGAGGACAGCTCCTACTTTGTCACTGTGGGCAACAGACATGTCAAGTTTTGGTATCTGGACCACTGCAAGGCTAGCAAG GCCAGCACCCCGGTGCCTCTGCTGGGCCGTTCGGGTCTGCTGGGCGAGCTGAGGAACAACTTCTTCTGCGACGTAGCCTGCGGACGAGGTCAAAAATCCGACTCTACCTTCTGCGTCACCTTCTCCGGCCTTCTGTGCGAGTTTAACGGCAACAGGATGCTGGATAAGTGGGTGGACctgcag ACCAGTGTGGCCCAGTCACTGTCTCTTTCCTCGGACCGGATCTTCTGCAGCTGCGCTGACGGAACTGTGCGAGTCTTCAGCCCACTCGACCTGCGTTTTGTCTGCACGCTGCCTCGGCCACACCCCCTCGGAGTTGACGTCGCGTCCGTCACTCAGGCCAG TCATTTACTTTGCAGCCGAACAGACGCCCGATACCCGGACGCTATGGCCGTAACCTACGACCCCGTCAGCCGCTGGCTAAGCTGCGTGTACGCAGATCACAGCGTGTTCGTTTgggacgtcgccgacctcacacgTGTGGCTAAAGTCCACTCGGCCCTCTTCCACGCAGCTTGTGTCTGGGACCTGGAG ATGTTTCCGGATATTCCTGAGGAGACGGCTGCTAGTCTGTGGCCTGGCACGTTCCTCAGCTGCTCATCCGACAGCACCATCAGACTTTGGCATGTAGACGAGCGCAGCCGTGTTCATTCTCGGAACATCCTCAGCTCC GACCTCCTCAAGATCATCTACACAAGCGCAAGCATGGCCGCCTTGCAGGAAGCAGAAAATCTGACCAACCCGGATGGACCAGCAGCGGAAAGCAGGGCGGTGGTCCGCACCATCTGCCTCAGCCCGGACGGAAAACATTTGGCGTCCGGCGATCGCAATGGAATGCTCAG AATCCACAACCTCAgcagcatggaggagattcttAAAGTGGAAGCTCACGATGCCGAAATCCTCTGCTTGGAATACAGCAAACCAAAAACAG GTCTGCAGTTTCTAGCCACGGCAAGCAGAGATCGTCTGATTCACGTCCTGGACGCCGCAGCCGACTACGGCCTTGTGCAAACGCTGGATGAGCACTCGTCCTCCATCACGGCCGTACGCTTTGCCG CCGTTGATGCTAAAGTGAGGTTGATCAGTTGCGGGGCAGATAAAAGCATCTACTTCCGTACCGCTCACACG AGCGACAGCAGAACAGAGTTCAGGCGTTCTCACCACACTGTGAGAAAAACCACACTGTACGACATGGCCGTGGACCCCAGCTGCAAGCACGCGGCGGTGGGCTGCCAGGACCGCTGcatcag GATTTTTAACGTCAACAATGGCAAGCAGAAGAAACTGTACAAGGGGTCACTCAGTGACGACGGCAGCCTGCTCAGG GTTCAAATTGATCCGTCGGGTCAGTATGTGGCTGCCAGCTGCTCCAACAAAAACATCAGCATCTTTGACTTTCATACCGGAGAGTGTGTCGCCACAATGTTTGGGCATTCAG AAATTGTGACCAGTTTGAGGTTTACCAACGATTGCAAGCATTTGATCAGCGTGTCAGGGGACAG TTGCATATTTGTATGGCGTCTGACTCCAGAGTTGACCATCAGCATGCGACAGAAGCTCTTTCAGCTCCAACAGCCTTTCAAGAGCTCCGCCTTCAG GCGAGAGGCACACAGCGCTCCCGCTTTGGTGGGCCTCTCCTCAGACAGCGAGCGAGATGACGAGGATGCCGCCGCCCACCGAGACTCCGACAACTCAAGCAACAACACGTCCACCGACAGTAGCCACGGAGAAGAAGATGCTGGCGCCTCGGAAGATGCACCTGACTGGGAGCCAGCAAAA CCTGCCGTACCCCTGCCGGTTGTCAGTCGCCGTCCTCGCCGTCGCTGGTCTCGTCGTAGGGGCTCTCTGGAGCAGAAGGTCAAGTCCATGTTGGACCTTAGGCAGCTGGACACCTTCACTCCCAACGAAGCTACCAACACTGATGCACGCAGCAGCACTCCCAACCTCCATGAGCCTGCCCTGACCTCGGACCGTCCCGACAAGAACCTCTTACATCAGCCTATCGTGCGCTGTGATTGGCTGTCATCTGGAGGGGTGGAGAGTTCTGAGAGGGTGGGGCTGAGCCGGGAGGACAACAAAGATGATGGAGCTCTACAAGATAG TGATAAAACAGCGACGGATTCGCTTCACAGGAAGTGTCAGGTGCTCAACCAGAGCCAGGACAGCTACAGCCCGGACAGCGCCTGCTCGATGGGCTACGACAGCCGAGGAACCAGTCCTGATGGCATCCTAGATG AGTCCGCAGACAACACCTCCCTGAGCTTGGACAGCTCGGacgatgaggaggaagaagaaacgTTAGCAAAGACTAACGTGGCCATTGTGGACAAGGCCGGAAGAGAAGACTTCCTCAGGAAGAACTTTGAGACGCTGGGGGACACCTGCAGCGCAG TCGAGCCGAGCAGAGCCCCGAGGCTCAGCATGTCCTCACGCTTCCTAGCCAGAGGACATCACAACCG GGGAGGTTCTCTGTTTTCCAAATTACAGGCAAAGGAAACAGACGGCAACTTCTCCCACAAGCCCCCTGTGTCCAAAGTGCGCCCCTTGATGGAAAACGGGCAAAGCAGAACCCCGGGGAACAAGAGTCCTGTGTCCCCTAGCGCCACCCAGGGGCCAAG GATCATCACAGCTTCCACAGTCATCCCAAGaccccagaaaaaaaacacaatggggtCTCACATTTGGAGGTTTTCCACACCGCCGTCCAAACCTTCATTACCCGACAGAACTACCAGACTGCATAAGTCCCTGTCAGTCCAGAACCTCACCGTCACCT CGCCGCGCTCTCCACTGCCCTCTAGTGAGCATAGGGAGTGGTGCAAGAGACCCCAATATCTCCTCCTGGACCAAGACCCTCTCAAGGCCTCATCCTCGTGCGTCTCCTCACCCTCGCCGGGCTCACCGCAGTCTCCTCACTCCTACATGAGCCCCACAGCGAGCTCCATAGCCAAAAGCAGCCGCTCGTCATCCGTGGGCGAGGGCGTCCACCCTGGCCTCGACCTGTCCCCCTTCCCCAAGGCCCGGAGGTCCTGGGGGGATCTGGATGTCGCAGAGACACCTTGGCATCCCCTCGCTTCCGTTTCTCCAACGCGCACTCGCATCCCACAGCCCAAGCAGCCTCTCAGCCCTCGACGCAGCCTCTGCTTGGAACTGAAAGCCACTTCCACTGTGGGACCGACCTGTGATGTCACATCCTACACAG GTACAGCAGAGAATAACATAGTGTCCACGTCTGAAAG AAAGCAAGATGTCGGCCCGCCGTCTGAAGCCCTCCCCCTGGTGGCTGAACATCCTCTCCCACATCCAGGTGGTCCTCCTCCTACCGACCTTTCATTTCCTACCACTTCTTTTCCTTTCCTTCTACCTCctactcctcctcttccttttcGTCGTCACTCTGCTTCACGCTGGCCACCGCTGGCTTGCGTGTCTCCGTCACCGGTCGCCTCCTGTCAGTGCCACGCCG GTAATTCCATTACTTTGGACATGTGCAAGCAGGCTGCGAGTGAACTTCATTGCAGTCTGAGGCGAACCGTCACGCTGTACGCAGAG
- the LOC125990537 gene encoding mitogen-activated protein kinase-binding protein 1-like isoform X2, which produces MPADGLTFKSRIRKLLRSPSGKLGKDRGDNLASKVTLEKVLGITALGNSCLACDPKTGLVAYPAGCVVVLLNPRKSRQQHLINTSRKTITALSFSHDGKYLVTGESGHLPAVRLWDVSEHRQVSELQKHEYGVSCVAFSPDGKHIVSVGNQHDMMVNVWAWKKDVVVAANKVSSKVTGVSFAEDSSYFVTVGNRHVKFWYLDHCKASKASTPVPLLGRSGLLGELRNNFFCDVACGRGQKSDSTFCVTFSGLLCEFNGNRMLDKWVDLQVKKIFLQVSYAFYIVFPCSGVVQTSVAQSLSLSSDRIFCSCADGTVRVFSPLDLRFVCTLPRPHPLGVDVASVTQASHLLCSRTDARYPDAMAVTYDPVSRWLSCVYADHSVFVWDVADLTRVAKVHSALFHAACVWDLEMFPDIPEETAASLWPGTFLSCSSDSTIRLWHVDERSRVHSRNILSSVSLTTPKSNTYTINTVIKKMLLRSQDLLKIIYTSASMAALQEAENLTNPDGPAAESRAVVRTICLSPDGKHLASGDRNGMLRIHNLSSMEEILKVEAHDAEILCLEYSKPKTGLQFLATASRDRLIHVLDAAADYGLVQTLDEHSSSITAVRFAAVDAKVRLISCGADKSIYFRTAHTSDSRTEFRRSHHTVRKTTLYDMAVDPSCKHAAVGCQDRCIRIFNVNNGKQKKLYKGSLSDDGSLLRVQIDPSGQYVAASCSNKNISIFDFHTGECVATMFGHSEIVTSLRFTNDCKHLISVSGDSCIFVWRLTPELTISMRQKLFQLQQPFKSSAFRREAHSAPALVGLSSDSERDDEDAAAHRDSDNSSNNTSTDSSHGEEDAGASEDAPDWEPAKPAVPLPVVSRRPRRRWSRRRGSLEQKVKSMLDLRQLDTFTPNEATNTDARSSTPNLHEPALTSDRPDKNLLHQPIVRCDWLSSGGVESSERVGLSREDNKDDGALQDSDKTATDSLHRKCQVLNQSQDSYSPDSACSMGYDSRGTSPDGILDESADNTSLSLDSSDDEEEEETLAKTNVAIVDKAGREDFLRKNFETLGDTCSAVEPSRAPRLSMSSRFLARGHHNRGGSLFSKLQAKETDGNFSHKPPVSKVRPLMENGQSRTPGNKSPVSPSATQGPRIITASTVIPRPQKKNTMGSHIWRFSTPPSKPSLPDRTTRLHKSLSVQNLTVTSPRSPLPSSEHREWCKRPQYLLLDQDPLKASSSCVSSPSPGSPQSPHSYMSPTASSIAKSSRSSSVGEGVHPGLDLSPFPKARRSWGDLDVAETPWHPLASVSPTRTRIPQPKQPLSPRRSLCLELKATSTVGPTCDVTSYTGTAENNIVSTSERKQDVGPPSEALPLVAEHPLPHPGGPPPTDLSFPTTSFPFLLPPTPPLPFRRHSASRWPPLACVSPSPVASCQCHAGNSITLDMCKQAASELHCSLRRTVTLYAEVLQRPPECGEEARREMVKVLSGALTSAKVELDPLPSCWPSNAKSEGDKALALLEQYAELLLKSVEKKLDSKM; this is translated from the exons ATGCCTGCCGATGGGCTGACATTCAAGAGCCGCATCAGGAAGCTGCTGAGATCGCCATCGGGCAAACTTGGGAAGGACCGTGGGGACAACCTGGCTAGCAAG gtaACGTTGGAAAAGGTTTTGGGCATCACCGCTTTGGGGAACAGCTGCCTGGCTTGTGACCCCAAAACTGGATTAGTTGCTTATCCTGCagg ATGTGTTGTGGTATTGCTGAACCCGAGAAAGAGCAGACAGCAGCACCTCATCAACACGTCAAG GAAGACCATCACGGCTCTGTCCTTCTCACATGATGGCAAATACCTGGTCACAGGCGAG AGCGGCCACCTTCCTGCCGTGCGACTGTGGGACGTGTCAGAGCACCGGCAGGTGTCTGAGCTCCAAAAGCACGAATACGGTGTTTCCTGTGTGGCGTTCTCACCCGATGGCAAGCATATCGTCAGCGTGGGCAACCAGCATGACATGATGGTCAACGTCTGGGCTTGGAAA AAGGACGTCGTCGTAGCCGCCAACAAGGTGTCCAGCAAGGTAACGGGCGTATCCTTCGCTGAGGACAGCTCCTACTTTGTCACTGTGGGCAACAGACATGTCAAGTTTTGGTATCTGGACCACTGCAAGGCTAGCAAG GCCAGCACCCCGGTGCCTCTGCTGGGCCGTTCGGGTCTGCTGGGCGAGCTGAGGAACAACTTCTTCTGCGACGTAGCCTGCGGACGAGGTCAAAAATCCGACTCTACCTTCTGCGTCACCTTCTCCGGCCTTCTGTGCGAGTTTAACGGCAACAGGATGCTGGATAAGTGGGTGGACctgcaggtaaaaaaaatatttttgcaagTGTCGTACGCATTTTACATTGTCTTTCCTTGTTCTGGTGTTGTTCAGACCAGTGTGGCCCAGTCACTGTCTCTTTCCTCGGACCGGATCTTCTGCAGCTGCGCTGACGGAACTGTGCGAGTCTTCAGCCCACTCGACCTGCGTTTTGTCTGCACGCTGCCTCGGCCACACCCCCTCGGAGTTGACGTCGCGTCCGTCACTCAGGCCAG TCATTTACTTTGCAGCCGAACAGACGCCCGATACCCGGACGCTATGGCCGTAACCTACGACCCCGTCAGCCGCTGGCTAAGCTGCGTGTACGCAGATCACAGCGTGTTCGTTTgggacgtcgccgacctcacacgTGTGGCTAAAGTCCACTCGGCCCTCTTCCACGCAGCTTGTGTCTGGGACCTGGAG ATGTTTCCGGATATTCCTGAGGAGACGGCTGCTAGTCTGTGGCCTGGCACGTTCCTCAGCTGCTCATCCGACAGCACCATCAGACTTTGGCATGTAGACGAGCGCAGCCGTGTTCATTCTCGGAACATCCTCAGCTCCGTCAGTTTGACTACACCAAAATCAAACACTTATACAATAAATacagtgattaaaaaaatgttgttgCGGTCACAGGACCTCCTCAAGATCATCTACACAAGCGCAAGCATGGCCGCCTTGCAGGAAGCAGAAAATCTGACCAACCCGGATGGACCAGCAGCGGAAAGCAGGGCGGTGGTCCGCACCATCTGCCTCAGCCCGGACGGAAAACATTTGGCGTCCGGCGATCGCAATGGAATGCTCAG AATCCACAACCTCAgcagcatggaggagattcttAAAGTGGAAGCTCACGATGCCGAAATCCTCTGCTTGGAATACAGCAAACCAAAAACAG GTCTGCAGTTTCTAGCCACGGCAAGCAGAGATCGTCTGATTCACGTCCTGGACGCCGCAGCCGACTACGGCCTTGTGCAAACGCTGGATGAGCACTCGTCCTCCATCACGGCCGTACGCTTTGCCG CCGTTGATGCTAAAGTGAGGTTGATCAGTTGCGGGGCAGATAAAAGCATCTACTTCCGTACCGCTCACACG AGCGACAGCAGAACAGAGTTCAGGCGTTCTCACCACACTGTGAGAAAAACCACACTGTACGACATGGCCGTGGACCCCAGCTGCAAGCACGCGGCGGTGGGCTGCCAGGACCGCTGcatcag GATTTTTAACGTCAACAATGGCAAGCAGAAGAAACTGTACAAGGGGTCACTCAGTGACGACGGCAGCCTGCTCAGG GTTCAAATTGATCCGTCGGGTCAGTATGTGGCTGCCAGCTGCTCCAACAAAAACATCAGCATCTTTGACTTTCATACCGGAGAGTGTGTCGCCACAATGTTTGGGCATTCAG AAATTGTGACCAGTTTGAGGTTTACCAACGATTGCAAGCATTTGATCAGCGTGTCAGGGGACAG TTGCATATTTGTATGGCGTCTGACTCCAGAGTTGACCATCAGCATGCGACAGAAGCTCTTTCAGCTCCAACAGCCTTTCAAGAGCTCCGCCTTCAG GCGAGAGGCACACAGCGCTCCCGCTTTGGTGGGCCTCTCCTCAGACAGCGAGCGAGATGACGAGGATGCCGCCGCCCACCGAGACTCCGACAACTCAAGCAACAACACGTCCACCGACAGTAGCCACGGAGAAGAAGATGCTGGCGCCTCGGAAGATGCACCTGACTGGGAGCCAGCAAAA CCTGCCGTACCCCTGCCGGTTGTCAGTCGCCGTCCTCGCCGTCGCTGGTCTCGTCGTAGGGGCTCTCTGGAGCAGAAGGTCAAGTCCATGTTGGACCTTAGGCAGCTGGACACCTTCACTCCCAACGAAGCTACCAACACTGATGCACGCAGCAGCACTCCCAACCTCCATGAGCCTGCCCTGACCTCGGACCGTCCCGACAAGAACCTCTTACATCAGCCTATCGTGCGCTGTGATTGGCTGTCATCTGGAGGGGTGGAGAGTTCTGAGAGGGTGGGGCTGAGCCGGGAGGACAACAAAGATGATGGAGCTCTACAAGATAG TGATAAAACAGCGACGGATTCGCTTCACAGGAAGTGTCAGGTGCTCAACCAGAGCCAGGACAGCTACAGCCCGGACAGCGCCTGCTCGATGGGCTACGACAGCCGAGGAACCAGTCCTGATGGCATCCTAGATG AGTCCGCAGACAACACCTCCCTGAGCTTGGACAGCTCGGacgatgaggaggaagaagaaacgTTAGCAAAGACTAACGTGGCCATTGTGGACAAGGCCGGAAGAGAAGACTTCCTCAGGAAGAACTTTGAGACGCTGGGGGACACCTGCAGCGCAG TCGAGCCGAGCAGAGCCCCGAGGCTCAGCATGTCCTCACGCTTCCTAGCCAGAGGACATCACAACCG GGGAGGTTCTCTGTTTTCCAAATTACAGGCAAAGGAAACAGACGGCAACTTCTCCCACAAGCCCCCTGTGTCCAAAGTGCGCCCCTTGATGGAAAACGGGCAAAGCAGAACCCCGGGGAACAAGAGTCCTGTGTCCCCTAGCGCCACCCAGGGGCCAAG GATCATCACAGCTTCCACAGTCATCCCAAGaccccagaaaaaaaacacaatggggtCTCACATTTGGAGGTTTTCCACACCGCCGTCCAAACCTTCATTACCCGACAGAACTACCAGACTGCATAAGTCCCTGTCAGTCCAGAACCTCACCGTCACCT CGCCGCGCTCTCCACTGCCCTCTAGTGAGCATAGGGAGTGGTGCAAGAGACCCCAATATCTCCTCCTGGACCAAGACCCTCTCAAGGCCTCATCCTCGTGCGTCTCCTCACCCTCGCCGGGCTCACCGCAGTCTCCTCACTCCTACATGAGCCCCACAGCGAGCTCCATAGCCAAAAGCAGCCGCTCGTCATCCGTGGGCGAGGGCGTCCACCCTGGCCTCGACCTGTCCCCCTTCCCCAAGGCCCGGAGGTCCTGGGGGGATCTGGATGTCGCAGAGACACCTTGGCATCCCCTCGCTTCCGTTTCTCCAACGCGCACTCGCATCCCACAGCCCAAGCAGCCTCTCAGCCCTCGACGCAGCCTCTGCTTGGAACTGAAAGCCACTTCCACTGTGGGACCGACCTGTGATGTCACATCCTACACAG GTACAGCAGAGAATAACATAGTGTCCACGTCTGAAAG AAAGCAAGATGTCGGCCCGCCGTCTGAAGCCCTCCCCCTGGTGGCTGAACATCCTCTCCCACATCCAGGTGGTCCTCCTCCTACCGACCTTTCATTTCCTACCACTTCTTTTCCTTTCCTTCTACCTCctactcctcctcttccttttcGTCGTCACTCTGCTTCACGCTGGCCACCGCTGGCTTGCGTGTCTCCGTCACCGGTCGCCTCCTGTCAGTGCCACGCCG GTAATTCCATTACTTTGGACATGTGCAAGCAGGCTGCGAGTGAACTTCATTGCAGTCTGAGGCGAACCGTCACGCTGTACGCAGAG